Proteins encoded together in one Lathyrus oleraceus cultivar Zhongwan6 chromosome 5, CAAS_Psat_ZW6_1.0, whole genome shotgun sequence window:
- the LOC127079775 gene encoding nudix hydrolase 2, whose amino-acid sequence MDSTVSFNLIYSKQGKKGIWINLPLQHSNLVHSAVQAGFRYHHAESDYLMLVYWIPDTPDSIPANASHRVGVGAFVVNNKREVLVVQETSGRFGGTGVWKMPTGAVNEGEDICDAVIREVKEETGVETKAHMVLVAFSSSLNSQDSCSFAGTGIQTCDGSNGGDNLSASSL is encoded by the exons ATGGACTCAACAG tttcatttaatttaatttattcAAAACAGGGAAAAAAGGGTATATGGATCAATTTACCCTTGCAACATTCAAACCTTGTTCATTCTGCTGTCCAG GCTGGATTTAGGTACCATCATGCCGAGTCGGATTACTTGATGCTTGTATATTGGATCCCTGATACCCCTGATAGCATTCCTGCAAACGCGTCACACCGTGTCGGCGTTGGTGCTTTTGTTGTCAATAACAAGAGAGAG GTGCTTGTGGTTCAGGAAACCAGTGGTAGATTTGGAGGCACAGGTGTATGGAAGATGCCTACAGGAGCTGTGAATGAA GGTGAAGATATTTGTGATGCTGTAATTAGAGAAGTGAAGGAAGAGACAGGG GTTGAAACAAAGGCACATATGGTACTTGTTGCATTCTCAAGTTCGTTAAACAGTCAGGACAGCTGCTCCTTTGCAGGAACTGGCATCCAAACATGTGATGGCAGCAATGGTGGAGATAATTTGTCAGCATCAAGCCTCTGA
- the LOC127079774 gene encoding uncharacterized protein LOC127079774: MAFTSSLTSHFLSLPNKNPSLTPFQSQPFFFPTLHPKPLLSSPTSISTVASASSSKNPSSNNNPKQSRQDEVVEVEVEEELPWIQEKALDLVEFTGSVTQAIPGPRVGPTSLPWILAVPLGYAGLTFVIAFVKTVRKFSSPKAQRRKLVGFFVSLDFFFVHCAYRKL; the protein is encoded by the coding sequence ATGGCTTTCACTTCTTCTCTCACTTCCCATTTTCTCTCTCTCCCAAACAAAAACCCATCCCTAACCCCTTTTCAATCTCAACCCTTCTTTTTCCCTACACTCCACCCAAAACCACTCTTATCATCACCTACTTCAATCTCAACCGTTGCTTCAGCGTCATCATCGAAAAACCCTTCCAGTAACAATAACCCTAAACAATCTAGACAAGATGAAGTTGTTGAGGTTGAAGTAGAAGAGGAACTTCCGTGGATTCAAGAAAAAGCTCTCGACCTCGTTGAGTTCACCGGTTCTGTTACCCAAGCGATTCCCGGTCCGAGAGTGGGTCCCACTTCGTTGCCGTGGATTCTCGCCGTTCCTCTTGGTTATGCTGGTCTCACTTTCGTTATCGCGTTTGTTAAAACCGTTAGGAAATTCAGTTCTCCCAAAGCACAACGCAGGAAATTGGTTGGTTTTTTTGTTTCtttggattttttttttgttCATTGCGCTTATAGGAAATTataa